A region of Streptomyces sp. WMMC500 DNA encodes the following proteins:
- a CDS encoding endonuclease/exonuclease/phosphatase family protein: MRRAGGDRRDAGPGGRLTAPYRAARALGRPAPWRRGWVLAALALLLGLTMMLHAAIPSGSGNPGSLVETFLPWFGLPVFPLLAGALWRRSASAVVALVLPVTVWLSLFGGLLADKSRPGADLTVASHNVGAANPDPAGTARDLAASGADLLALQEVTPTAQPLYAAELAKTYPYHTTLGTVGLWSRLPLSDTRPVDIAMQPSRALRTTVATERGPLAVYVAHLGSVRMNPRAGLSTAQRDDGAQRLAAAVAAEPNDRVVVLGDLNGTVDDRAFDDLTGQVRSAQEEAGNGFGFSWPAGFPVARIDQILVRGLEPRSSWVLPATGSDHLPVAAGVAW, from the coding sequence ATCCGGCGGGCCGGCGGGGACCGCCGCGACGCGGGCCCCGGCGGCCGGCTCACGGCCCCGTACCGGGCGGCCCGTGCCCTCGGCCGCCCCGCGCCCTGGCGGCGCGGCTGGGTGCTCGCGGCGCTGGCTCTGCTGCTCGGCCTGACGATGATGCTGCACGCGGCCATCCCGAGCGGCTCCGGGAATCCCGGCAGCCTGGTGGAGACCTTCCTGCCGTGGTTCGGCCTCCCCGTGTTCCCGCTGCTCGCCGGGGCGCTGTGGCGCCGCTCCGCCTCCGCGGTGGTCGCGCTGGTGCTGCCGGTCACGGTGTGGCTGAGCCTCTTCGGCGGGCTGCTCGCCGACAAGTCCCGGCCGGGCGCCGACCTCACGGTGGCAAGCCACAACGTCGGCGCCGCCAACCCCGACCCGGCCGGCACCGCCCGCGACCTGGCCGCCTCCGGCGCGGACCTGCTGGCGCTGCAGGAGGTCACGCCGACGGCGCAGCCGCTGTACGCGGCGGAGCTGGCGAAGACGTACCCGTACCACACGACCCTGGGCACCGTCGGGCTGTGGAGCAGGCTGCCGCTGTCGGACACCCGGCCCGTCGACATCGCGATGCAACCCTCCCGCGCGCTGCGCACCACCGTGGCCACCGAGCGGGGGCCGCTGGCGGTGTACGTGGCCCACCTGGGGTCCGTCCGCATGAACCCCCGCGCGGGCCTGTCGACCGCCCAGCGCGACGACGGGGCACAGCGGCTCGCCGCCGCCGTCGCCGCCGAGCCGAACGACCGGGTGGTGGTGCTCGGCGACCTCAACGGCACCGTCGACGACCGCGCGTTCGACGACCTCACCGGCCAGGTGCGCTCGGCCCAGGAGGAGGCGGGGAACGGCTTCGGCTTCAGTTGGCCCGCGGGCTTCCCGGTGGCGCGGATCGACCAGATCCTGGTACGCGGCCTGGAGCCGCGGAGCTCGTGGGTGCTGCCGGCCACGGGCAGCGACCACCTGCCGGTGGCGGCGGGCGTCGCCTGGTGA
- a CDS encoding M15 family metallopeptidase, translated as MTRSRRSAQRAAHRTRTLLGVGLIALVAAVVAPFGYRSMQAPGDSAAPTATTVPAAGKTPEPTATESPRRAHGGPVGEADGVVPDGTTVFDDAIPAVAELDTDLLTALREAATDAAAYGVEFQVNSGWRSPAYQERLLREAVGKYGSAEEAARWVATPRTSPHVSGDAVDIGKADAQTWLVEHGAAYGLCPVYRNEPWHYELRTEAIGSHCPVLYADPTHDPRMQS; from the coding sequence ATGACTCGATCCCGACGATCGGCGCAGAGAGCCGCCCACCGGACCCGTACGCTGCTGGGCGTCGGCCTGATCGCCCTGGTCGCGGCGGTCGTCGCACCGTTCGGCTACCGCTCGATGCAGGCACCCGGCGACTCCGCCGCCCCGACCGCCACCACTGTCCCGGCCGCCGGGAAGACCCCGGAGCCCACGGCCACGGAATCCCCGCGCCGTGCGCACGGCGGACCGGTCGGCGAAGCCGACGGCGTCGTGCCGGACGGCACGACCGTATTCGACGACGCGATTCCGGCCGTGGCGGAACTCGACACGGATCTGCTCACGGCGCTGCGCGAGGCGGCGACGGACGCCGCGGCGTACGGAGTCGAATTCCAGGTCAATAGCGGCTGGCGTTCTCCGGCGTACCAGGAGCGCCTTCTCCGTGAGGCGGTCGGGAAATACGGGTCGGCGGAAGAGGCCGCCCGGTGGGTGGCCACCCCCCGGACGTCGCCGCACGTGTCGGGCGACGCCGTCGACATCGGGAAGGCCGACGCGCAGACGTGGCTCGTCGAGCACGGCGCCGCCTACGGGCTGTGCCCGGTGTACCGGAACGAGCCCTGGCACTACGAGCTGCGCACCGAGGCGATCGGCAGCCACTGCCCGGTCCTGTACGCCGACCCCACCCACGACCCGAGGATGCAGAGTTGA
- a CDS encoding response regulator transcription factor, whose translation MRVLIVEDEPYMAEAIRDGLRLEAIAGDIAGDGDAALELLSVNAYDIAVLDRDVPGPSGDEIARRIVESGSGMPILMLTAADRLDDKATGFGLGADDYLTKPFDIRELALRLRALDRRRAHVRPPVREIAGLRLDPFRREVYRDGRYVALTRKQFAVLDVLVAAEGGVISAEELLERAWDANADPFTNAVRITVSALRKRLGEPWLIATVPGVGYRIDTASGAGDEGSAGQARA comes from the coding sequence ATGCGCGTGCTGATAGTCGAGGACGAGCCCTATATGGCGGAGGCCATCCGCGACGGCCTCCGCCTGGAGGCGATAGCCGGCGACATCGCGGGTGACGGAGACGCCGCCCTGGAGCTGCTGAGCGTGAATGCGTACGACATCGCCGTCCTGGACCGCGACGTCCCCGGGCCTTCCGGCGACGAGATCGCCCGGCGCATCGTCGAATCCGGCAGCGGCATGCCGATCCTCATGCTCACCGCCGCCGACCGGCTGGACGACAAGGCCACCGGCTTCGGACTCGGCGCCGACGACTATCTCACCAAGCCCTTCGACATCCGCGAACTCGCGCTGCGGCTCCGCGCGCTCGACCGCAGGCGCGCCCACGTCCGGCCGCCCGTGCGGGAGATCGCCGGGCTGCGGCTCGACCCGTTCCGCCGGGAGGTCTACCGGGACGGCCGGTACGTCGCGCTGACCCGGAAGCAGTTCGCCGTCCTCGACGTCCTCGTGGCCGCCGAAGGCGGGGTGATCAGCGCGGAGGAGTTGCTGGAACGCGCCTGGGACGCCAACGCCGACCCGTTCACCAACGCCGTACGCATCACCGTCTCGGCGCTCCGCAAGCGGCTCGGCGAACCCTGGCTGATCGCCACGGTGCCCGGCGTCGGCTACCGCATCGACACCGCGTCCGGCGCCGGTGACGAGGGAAGCGCCGGGCAGGCCCGTGCGTAG
- a CDS encoding HAMP domain-containing sensor histidine kinase yields the protein MKLTLSYAGFLMLAGALLLAAIGVFLLRQGWLQTTDEGAWRATPGTSFLRGFAPTAAAVMLFLLVFGLLGGWFLAGRMLAPLTRITDATRKATSGSLSHRIRLPGRSDEFRELADAFDAMLTRLEAHVAEQRRFAANASHELRTPLAISKTLLDVARTDPHQDTAELLARLRTVNTRAIDLTEALLLLSRADQRSFTPEHVDLSLLAEEATETLLPLAEKHGVTVETGGDITPASGSPALLLQLTSNLVHNAIVHNLPEGGAVWVTTGVRPTTVVLTVENTGERIDPRLASTLTEPFQRGTERVRTDHAGVGLGLAIVQTLTTAHDGTLTLTPRPAGGLRVSVELPGIAKEVLRNDSFVSTVPAWGENRSASPSWSN from the coding sequence ATGAAGCTCACGCTCAGCTACGCCGGATTCCTCATGCTGGCGGGCGCCCTGCTGCTCGCCGCCATCGGCGTGTTCCTCCTGCGGCAGGGGTGGTTGCAGACCACCGACGAGGGGGCGTGGAGGGCGACTCCGGGCACCTCGTTCCTGCGCGGCTTCGCCCCGACGGCGGCGGCGGTCATGCTGTTCCTCCTGGTGTTCGGCCTCCTCGGGGGGTGGTTCCTCGCCGGCCGCATGCTCGCCCCGCTCACCCGCATCACGGACGCCACCCGCAAGGCCACCAGCGGATCGCTCTCCCACCGGATCCGGCTGCCGGGCCGCAGCGACGAGTTCCGCGAACTCGCCGACGCCTTCGACGCGATGCTCACCCGGCTGGAGGCGCACGTCGCCGAGCAGCGGAGATTCGCGGCCAACGCCTCGCACGAGCTCCGCACCCCGCTCGCCATCTCCAAGACGCTCCTCGACGTGGCACGTACCGACCCGCACCAGGACACCGCCGAACTCCTCGCCCGCCTCCGCACGGTCAACACCCGGGCGATCGACCTCACCGAGGCGCTGCTGCTGCTCAGCCGCGCCGACCAGCGGTCCTTCACCCCCGAGCACGTCGACCTGTCCCTGCTCGCCGAAGAGGCCACCGAGACGCTGCTGCCGCTCGCGGAGAAGCACGGCGTCACCGTCGAGACCGGCGGCGACATCACCCCCGCGAGCGGTTCTCCGGCGCTGCTGCTGCAACTCACCTCGAACCTCGTCCACAACGCGATCGTCCACAACCTGCCCGAGGGCGGCGCCGTGTGGGTCACCACCGGCGTCCGCCCGACGACCGTCGTGCTCACCGTCGAGAACACCGGCGAGCGGATCGACCCGCGGCTGGCCTCGACGCTCACCGAACCGTTCCAGCGCGGCACCGAACGCGTCCGCACCGACCACGCGGGGGTCGGCCTGGGCCTGGCCATCGTCCAGACCCTCACCACGGCCCACGACGGCACGCTCACCCTCACCCCGCGCCCCGCCGGCGGGCTCCGCGTCAGCGTGGAACTGCCGGGGATCGCGAAAGAAGTATTGCGCAATGATTCTTTCGTATCTACGGTCCCCGCATGGGGCGAGAACCGGAGCGCATCACCGAGCTGGAGCAACTGA
- a CDS encoding helix-turn-helix domain-containing protein: MGREPERITELEQLKAFTHPLRIELYRLLTVARTATASHLAEQVDEAVSLVSYHLRKLAGHGFIEEAAEQGRDGRERWWRVSAQRSFTFRSADFDDTPEGAAALTGVTRELLATRTRTYLGYLDQQAGWGREWTRAAFSSEYTVRLTADELRELAEEMGAFVRRWRERAEAAEAAERAEPAEPAERAEGAEAAEPAGRETVALHLYGFPFRP; the protein is encoded by the coding sequence ATGGGGCGAGAACCGGAGCGCATCACCGAGCTGGAGCAACTGAAGGCGTTCACCCACCCGCTGCGCATCGAGCTGTACCGGCTGCTCACGGTGGCCCGTACCGCCACCGCGTCGCACCTGGCGGAGCAGGTGGACGAGGCGGTGTCGCTGGTCAGTTACCACCTGCGCAAGCTCGCCGGGCACGGCTTCATCGAGGAGGCGGCGGAGCAGGGCAGGGACGGGCGGGAGCGCTGGTGGCGGGTCTCGGCGCAGCGGTCCTTCACCTTCCGGTCCGCGGACTTCGACGACACCCCGGAGGGCGCGGCGGCGCTGACGGGCGTCACCCGCGAGCTGCTGGCCACCCGGACGCGCACCTACCTCGGCTACCTGGACCAGCAGGCCGGGTGGGGGCGGGAGTGGACGCGGGCGGCGTTCAGCTCGGAGTACACCGTACGGCTGACGGCGGACGAACTGCGGGAGCTGGCGGAGGAGATGGGCGCGTTCGTCCGCAGGTGGCGGGAGCGGGCTGAGGCGGCGGAGGCGGCTGAAAGGGCCGAGCCGGCTGAGCCGGCCGAAAGGGCCGAGGGCGCGGAGGCCGCGGAACCCGCCGGGCGTGAGACCGTCGCCCTCCACCTCTACGGCTTCCCGTTCCGCCCGTGA
- a CDS encoding MFS transporter translates to MSPGPAPRPATATAAPQAPPAYRDAGVLRWLAAYTLSVLGDGVFFLALGWAAQRTAGPAETGVVMAVGSVPRAVLMLGGGVVADRFGPRLVVIGADAARCVLILAGAAAVGIAAPGLWLLVAVALAFGAADALFLPAVGALPARLAPPEELGRIAGLRLLALRLGGAAAAPVGGYALVLGGPAAAFAAAGLLFAASVPLLTTLRVRPLPAGGARDDAHRPDTDTDAGAGAARRRRGRLRRRPRPGPGPRRHSAGAGRELREGLRYVRGHRLVGPLVLSGAISEFGLNGPLSVGLVLLAAERGWGAAGLGWLVGAFGLGAGAGALLLAVAGGLPRPGIVHIVTLVVSGAALGSVALAPSPGLAVAACGLGGLAGGVCGGLAYALIQTSAAPAYLGRVTAATSLTGLGLAPLCYPLVGAAVGAWGSAPVFLACGAFSCLGAVVCLAAPAVRRAELPRARGPRRRRGAGTGPLADPPPVPAP, encoded by the coding sequence GTGAGCCCCGGGCCCGCCCCCAGGCCCGCCACCGCCACCGCCGCGCCACAGGCGCCGCCCGCGTACCGCGACGCCGGCGTCCTGCGGTGGCTCGCCGCGTACACCCTCTCCGTGCTCGGCGACGGCGTGTTCTTCCTCGCCCTCGGCTGGGCCGCCCAGCGGACGGCGGGACCGGCGGAGACCGGGGTGGTGATGGCGGTGGGCTCGGTGCCGCGCGCGGTGCTGATGCTCGGCGGGGGAGTGGTCGCCGACCGCTTCGGGCCGCGCCTGGTCGTCATCGGCGCGGACGCGGCGCGCTGCGTCCTCATCCTGGCCGGCGCCGCGGCCGTAGGGATCGCCGCACCCGGGCTGTGGCTGCTGGTCGCGGTGGCGCTGGCGTTCGGCGCGGCCGACGCGCTGTTCCTGCCCGCGGTCGGCGCGCTGCCGGCGCGGCTCGCGCCGCCGGAGGAACTGGGCCGGATCGCCGGGCTGCGGTTGCTGGCCCTGCGTCTCGGCGGCGCCGCCGCCGCGCCGGTCGGGGGGTACGCGCTGGTGCTGGGCGGCCCCGCGGCGGCGTTCGCGGCGGCGGGGCTGCTGTTCGCCGCGTCGGTGCCGCTGCTGACGACGCTGCGCGTACGACCCCTGCCCGCAGGGGGCGCACGGGACGACGCGCACCGGCCGGACACGGACACGGACGCGGGCGCGGGCGCGGCGCGGCGGCGGCGCGGTCGCCTCCGCCGGCGGCCCCGGCCGGGGCCCGGCCCCCGGCGCCACTCGGCGGGCGCCGGGCGGGAGTTGCGCGAAGGGCTGCGCTACGTACGCGGCCACCGGCTCGTCGGGCCGCTCGTACTCTCCGGCGCGATCAGCGAGTTCGGCCTCAACGGCCCGCTCAGCGTCGGCCTCGTCCTCCTCGCCGCGGAACGCGGCTGGGGCGCCGCCGGACTCGGCTGGCTCGTCGGCGCGTTCGGCCTCGGCGCCGGCGCCGGAGCGCTGCTCCTCGCCGTCGCCGGCGGGCTGCCGCGCCCCGGGATCGTCCACATCGTCACGCTCGTCGTGTCCGGCGCCGCACTCGGCTCCGTCGCGCTCGCGCCGTCACCCGGGCTCGCGGTTGCCGCCTGCGGACTCGGCGGCCTCGCGGGCGGCGTCTGCGGGGGACTGGCGTACGCGCTGATCCAGACCTCCGCCGCGCCCGCCTACCTCGGCCGCGTCACCGCCGCCACGAGCCTGACAGGACTGGGTCTTGCGCCGCTGTGCTACCCGCTGGTCGGCGCGGCCGTCGGCGCCTGGGGGAGCGCGCCGGTCTTCCTCGCCTGCGGCGCGTTCAGTTGCCTGGGCGCCGTCGTCTGCCTCGCCGCGCCCGCCGTACGCCGGGCAGAGCTGCCCCGGGCGCGCGGCCCGCGCCGCAGGCGTGGCGCCGGTACGGGCCCGCTGGCGGACCCGCCGCCCGTCCCGGCCCCGTAG
- a CDS encoding TIGR03085 family metal-binding protein produces MTTHAKRERLLLADLLEGAGPEAPTLCEGWTTYDLAAHVVVRERRQDAAGGLLFKQLQNRLERVQAEFRQKPYEELVGLIRGGPPRFSPFALKQVDEAANIVEFYVHAEDVRRAQPDYAPRELDPVFSDALWHRLERGARMMGRKSPVGLVLRRPDGQTAVAHRGAPVVTVTGEPGELLLFATGRQEAAKVELAGDDDAVAVAQSAPLGF; encoded by the coding sequence ATGACGACCCATGCGAAGCGGGAACGGCTGCTCCTCGCCGATCTGCTGGAGGGCGCCGGGCCCGAGGCGCCGACGCTGTGCGAGGGCTGGACGACGTACGACCTGGCCGCGCACGTGGTGGTGCGCGAGCGGCGGCAGGACGCGGCGGGCGGCCTGCTGTTCAAGCAACTGCAGAACCGGCTGGAGCGCGTGCAGGCGGAGTTCCGGCAGAAGCCCTACGAGGAGTTGGTGGGGCTCATCCGCGGCGGGCCGCCGCGGTTCTCGCCGTTCGCGCTCAAGCAGGTCGACGAGGCCGCGAACATCGTGGAGTTCTACGTCCACGCCGAGGACGTCCGCCGCGCGCAGCCGGACTACGCGCCGCGGGAGCTGGACCCGGTCTTCTCCGACGCGCTGTGGCACCGCCTGGAGCGCGGCGCCCGGATGATGGGCCGCAAGTCGCCAGTGGGTCTCGTGCTGCGCCGGCCCGACGGGCAGACGGCGGTGGCCCACCGGGGCGCGCCGGTGGTCACGGTGACCGGGGAGCCGGGGGAGCTGCTGCTGTTCGCCACCGGGCGGCAGGAGGCGGCGAAGGTGGAGCTGGCGGGCGACGACGACGCCGTGGCGGTGGCGCAGTCGGCGCCGCTCGGCTTCTGA
- the hisI gene encoding phosphoribosyl-AMP cyclohydrolase — MTGNRPARPSDLDPAVAARLKRNADGLLPAVVQQYDSGEVLMLAWMDDEALHRTLTTGRGTYYSRSRKEYWVKGETSGHVQHVKSVALDCDADTVLVRVDQVGPACHTGSRTCFEGRELTVGGAR; from the coding sequence ATGACCGGCAACCGGCCCGCGCGGCCCTCCGACCTCGATCCCGCCGTCGCGGCGCGCCTGAAGCGGAACGCCGACGGGCTGCTGCCCGCCGTCGTGCAGCAGTACGACAGCGGCGAAGTGCTCATGCTCGCGTGGATGGACGACGAGGCGCTGCACCGCACGCTGACCACCGGCCGCGGCACGTACTACAGCCGCAGCCGAAAGGAGTACTGGGTCAAGGGCGAGACGTCCGGTCACGTGCAGCACGTGAAGTCGGTCGCGCTCGACTGCGACGCCGACACCGTGCTCGTCCGCGTGGACCAGGTCGGCCCCGCCTGCCACACCGGCAGCCGCACCTGCTTCGAGGGCCGCGAGCTGACCGTGGGCGGCGCCCGGTGA